One window from the genome of Oryctolagus cuniculus chromosome 1, mOryCun1.1, whole genome shotgun sequence encodes:
- the LOC103350212 gene encoding pyrin domain-containing protein 1 has translation MAAKYKMAREQLANSLQELVDEELKKFKSKLTYVKLKKRINNIPKGKIIDADSEDLAEILVQHYGSDYAVKVVLKVLKKIDQRSLAEILHHEIKERRKYSKQEDDETDEDDDEDETDEESTDEESSDDDDDDDDD, from the exons ATGGCTGCAAAGTATAAAATGGCACGTGAGCAACTGGCAAATTCTCTTCAAGAACTCGTAGATGAAGaattgaagaaatttaaaagtaaactCACCTATGTCAAACTCaaaaaaaggattaataataTTCCCAAGGGGAAAATTATAGATGCTGATAGTGAAGATCTTGCTGAAATCCTGGTCCAACACTATGGGTCAGATTATGCAGTGAAGGTTGTCTTGAAAGTCCTGAAGAAAATTGATCAGAGAAGCTTGGCTGAGATACTCCACCATGAAATCAAGG aaagaagaaaatatagcaAACAAGAAGATGATGAAacagatgaagatgatgatgaggATGAAACTGATGAAGAATCAACTGATGAAGAATcaagtgatgatgatgatgatgatgacgacgacTGA